AACCTGAGAGCTTATAttagcttttcatttaaattgaCAGCTATCTGTGTCGTTGCTGACCAGGCAAAGCAGAGCTCTTTGGGTGAGAAAGGGGCGAGAGGGAGCACGAAGAGGCAGTGAGCTCAGGTTGGCCACCTCCATCTTGTCAAGAAACACGGGACACACAGAGTCGGGCAAGTCCATCACCTTCGACGGCCTGCGAATGAGATACGGAGCTCTGccttatttcagatttttttaaaaggcatTATAAAGTGAAATAGAGAGAAGACGGTTTGTTTACGGCAGATGAAGAAGTAATGCTGTGGGAATCTggtccatctcctcctcagtGATGGTTTTGAAATAATCAGTTCTTTCTGTTTCTAAAGTTGCAAAAAGCTTCCGGGCAGCACATCCTGcctgaaaaaaacatatttattatcGATTACTGTTGTGAGTTGATCTACtctacatgttttatttatgtgtgtgtatatatatatatacatatatatatacatatatatatacacacacagaattaatACATACCTGCACTTTGGAGAGCCACTGTGGAGTCTCCCATATGGCCTGAGTCATGTCTTGCACATCACTGGCTGCTACTTTATCAATCATCTTACAGGTTATGCCCTGAAGGATTGAATGCAACCTCCTATTTTGAccaaaaatgtttcaaatgtaaaCCATGTAAAACAATGGCAGAAGTTCTCACACAATAACAAGACCATGCACATTACCaaaacatcagtaaaacagCCTTAAACAGGAATTTGGTcatcatatttatttgtgttatggTTTTTGTGAAGACTCAGAAGTGAggatttatttcagtttttctcatttttatttcatgcttgaaataaaatgaaatgataatagAAGTGACCATCAGTTTGGATTCACATCTGCTGGTCACAATACAAACCACTTTAGCCttgtcagatgttttcattgcGAGGCTTTTGTACTGTATAGTATTGTAATGAATGGGGTTTCTGTTGCGTTGTTGTTTGCTGTATATCTCACCTGTACTGAAGCTGATTTAGGTTCTGCATCTTTTTTGCCAGGTAAGCTGCCTGGAAAGATAAGACACCAAATTAAGAAATGCTTAGTAAATACAACAAATTACTCAGTTAACATTATTAACAATTAGCTTGTACATTTATGAAACTCTGTAATCCAGGCCAGTTTATGGAGAATGTAtgcaaaacaataataatttacaaATCACCAGCACAACAAGTCAGAAAGCCCAAGGCTGTTAGCAGAGAAGAGGGTCATTACCTGTGACAGACGCCATATTTTATTCTCCACTTGATCCAAAGACGTGATGCTTGCTTTCGCCAGGACGCTCAAAGAGAGTCGGCGAAGCAAAGCACCCTGCAGCTTCTCCACCAGCTCTGAGGGATGCACATCCTCACGCAGCTACAGGGAAACATTTCTTCCTTTTAAGTTGATCTTCACAGTTTATAGCAATGGCATCCCAGATGACACAgattacttttgtgttttgtgaaattgtgatttgtgatcctgctcctttctctctttactCACCCCGTGCAGCATGGCCTTCAACTGCCCCTTCTTCATGAGCTTGGAGATGTTCATCAAGGCCTCTGTGTCATTCAGGAGCTCCCTGACTTTGACATGCTTGAGCACACAGTTTGGCAAACCTCCTGCAACTGATTGAAGGTCCATCAGCTCCTCACATGACACCTCTTTACACTGAGGGAAAGCAGAGTGTGATAAGTAGAGACTGAGAGGTGGAGCACGTTACAGTCAAGATACCAGCAGCCCTGCAGCCTCACCGTCGTGTTGCCCAGATGTTTCTTGACCAGGGTGCGCATCTGGCTCTGTGTCCATTGTACAGTGGCATTTTTGTAGATTTCTTTGAGATCATTCCAAGAGATCATGGACAGTTGTCTGGGAGAGAGCAAGCTAACGCTGCTGCCAAGCTCCCGTAATGTTTGAGTAGTGTTGGAATCTGACATTGCAGACTTGACAAGGTGCATCTTCAGCTTGAGTAGGGAGAGAGTACAAGGACAAGGATTCATGAAATGAGGGAGGATTTGGGTGAAAGCTGGGGTAAGCATGAATGAGTGAGCGATACCATTTTGATTCTGGGGTTGTCGCAGTCATCAAGCTCAGAGAGGAGTTTCGTGCCGAGCTCAGAAGTCAAGTCTGGAGCAGGGTAATAATAACAGGCCAGTATGCCGAGCCTGAGGAGGTTCGAGGGCAACAATTTAGTCTTTATTCCAATCTTAAAATTGAATCAAGTCTTTATAATTTCAGAATGTACATTAGTTTGTACACAGactttaattataattaatgtggttttctttcacttgtAATGAGCATCTGTGACCACGCTCTTTTATCTGTcaagatttttcctttttccttacGCACTAATGTACACTCGTTCATAAACGAATACACACTTGTCCACATGCTGTGCAAACTCCTCATCTCCACTGAAGCACTCTCGAAACCTTTGGAGAAACTTGCTGGCCAGGCTGGGGTTCATCTTGGTCGCCATTCTCAAGGCGGATTTGAATTGAGCCGAGCGGAAAAATTCACAGAGctggaagaggaagtgaaggaaTCAAACCAAGAgaacaacaaattaaaagctTACCAGTCACTTCCAGGTTCATCGGTTCTTTAAAGTTCTTTGCACAGCCACCCCTCACCTTTTCCTGGGGAGAACAATCAACATCGTTTGGTGTTAAATGGCAGAGATAGGGTCCCATCATCTTCATCGTCTCCGAGTTCAGCCATTTCAGTGAAGATTTACAAGACCGCATCTCCATCTCTATAGAATAAATGTGGTTGGTTTATGTCACACAGAAAAGAGGCTTTGCCACATGCCTGCAGTACTTTACATGGTCTTGGAATTGCCTGATTTCCTGGATTTAAGTCCCTTCTAATGATCCAAACaacacatttgcaaacacaaacacacttaacaattgtttttgtattttgtataatTCCCCGTGGTACTTTGCTGTTACGGCACATTTCATCCATGTTTGTATAATTTTCACATAAAAAGCTGCTTTTTGATCAGCTACCTCTTGCTCCTCCTCCCTGTTacttgtctcctttttttttttttgcttttgtctttcttctacTCTTCATCACTCAGCCGCTTCCCTTTATTTAGTCAAGTCTTCCTCCACCTGCGTGTTTCCTATGTTTTCTAgcttctctgttctttctcttctctgagtgtgtgtgtgtcctctttcTGTAAAAAATCCATctgtccattttctatactgcttatccatgcagggtcacAGAGGAGGCTGAAGCCTCTCCCAGCTGACAACAagtgagaggtggggtacatcctggactggttgccagtcaatcgcaggaccgacacacaaaggcagacaatcacacacgTACACACCCTCTCATCTAGCCACAATGtggagtagccagttaacctaatgtgcatgtttttgggactgtagGAGGAAGCCCGAGTACACAGAGAAAACCCATACAAGCACAGGGAGATCttgcaaactctgcacagaatgacccagaccaggattcaaacctggatccttcttgctgtgaggaaACAGTGCTAACAGATCTGTTAAGCAGAGTATGAATGTAGCTATTTTTCTCATGAATAGTTAATGAGTATGACTTGTGTGACTTGATGTGCTTGACTAATTTCTTACTTAAACCTGAGTCAGATGATGGCATCATTGTGCAGTTGAAGTAGTTCTGTGCAATCTGCTGTTTTGCCCATCTTACCACCTGGTCCCTTTTGTCTTCAGACAAGGGCTTATACATCTCCTGCAGCATCTTCATCCTGGAACCAAACAACCagttttacagtatttaaaaacaTTGCAGACAGGCAGCGGAAGAAGTCATTGCTTGAAGCACACCCACATGTTTTTCACTCTTTCGTGAGCTAATTTCATCGGAAGTCCCATTCTTGTTAAAGGCATATCCCGCAGCACAGGTTTGGCGGCCCACAGCAGTGTGTCGTAGTCGTCCGAGTCCATGTTGTTGTCACTCTGTGTGGTCAAAGTCGACCAGAACATAGAGCCCACAAATGCACGCATGTAACATACAGATGCCTCCTGGGGAAATTAGAGAGATGGCATAAATCATTAGACTGCCAGACAGTGGCATTAATTAACGGattatgttttcttctcttaAGACTTGGCATTAGTGGGGATTACTGACAGAGGAGTTCCTCATCTGCTTGATCATGGATGGCAGATAGCTGCAGTTCATGTTTGCCTAAAAAGAGAGTAGTCAGAGAGGTGCATTTAAAGCAAATAGGAAAAATGACCCATTAAGATAAGttttaatgctttaaaatgATCAATGACAAatagttatttttattgtctttatgtctgactgtgtgtgtgtattcccaCCATTTCATTATCAGAGGGGATTCGGTTCAGTGGGTCCTTGATGTGAGAGACTGAACTCAGGATGTTCATGAAAGTGGACAGGACAGTGTTGGGCTGGTCAGAGTTCCTGCCCACCATAGGCAAGTcactgagagagaaatgagagtggAAGTAATTCTTTGATGAATGGAAATGGTTTTAAacacaagattttgtgttttatttgctgattAATTTCATCCTTTAATCATCACCAGCATGGCCACAGTCTGAACACTTTGTGCATGAGTAACTTGAAGACAGTTGATACCACTCAAACGTTTGCAGCTTAGAGGCAAGAAATTAACCAAACACATATCACACTCATATGCAGAATTACCTGTAATTGAAGACCATTTTCAGATGCGGCATCTCAGGCACCGGGTATCCTGGAACAAAACAATCCTCTATGTTTAAATCTTGCAAAGTTGAACCACATCAAGCTTGGTCAAAGTAATTCGAATTAGCTCTGTCTACTGATGCAGGAGAGTTCAAaattcatacaaacacacaaattttcTCACCCTTCTCCTGGCACTTCCTCatctgatgaaaaaaaacaaaaaaagcaaaacaaacccaaaaaaacagaacatatcATCATCAGATATTTAAAGTCAGGTATTTAATTGCTAGGAATATTTGTATGAGGTTAGTGCTCTCAAAGTatatgtgaaaaacattttaatatagTGCATTTACAGTGTGTAAACAAAAGTCCTGGTGCAGAGAAGCCACGTGGAAGCGGCTACTATAATAAGCTCTGATGGTCTGtgacatgatgaaaataaacacatttgactacacatttttaaaatttccatttccattttacaaataaaatcttCATTTAAAGATAAGCCAACATGATCTTATAcaggattttacatttttaatatcttttaGATAGTACAGACAAACCAGCAGTCAGTGGTTTGCTTACTCTATTTTTCATACAATTTAGTTAATAAAAAATTGCCATAAAATTTCCACTATTGAATAAAGTTTGATTCCCATGAGTGATTGCACCCATGTACTCATCACTGTAGTCCCGCAAAACATTAGAATGACATGAAGTAAATCTTTTCATTACTTCAAtgtgtcattattattgttaatgaaaaattgactgaaatcaaagtgaaaactCAAGAAAGTAAACTGTGTCAGTCATTGAGAAAATTACATACCAGTCTCTTGGCCATATTTTTGAAGACAGGCCTGTTTTCAGGCATCTCATTAAGGTCCATGGCTGATCAGGCaggaacaaataaaatatgaaaagacaCACGTTAATGTACGCAAAAGTAGCAGGAGGCGATGCATTTTGAAATCTGTAAGAGGAAAGTGAAGCATATGGTGGCATTTCTGCTTACCCAAGGCTGCACAGGCCACAGTGAGCAGAAGGAAAAGGGTTTCTCTTTTGGGAACCATGGTGGAAACACCTGCCCACCTGTCTGATGAACACGGTGACATAATATCAGCTCATATTACAAGCTATTCTGATGCAGCgctttttttaaaagatattttttttgttctttccatGACAGATGATCTATTGTTTTTTGTAGGGTGTGAGGATTTTGTCATTAGGTCTCCAGTTGTTATGGAACTTTGGTCTCCATTCGTGCCACCTCCAGGTTTCTGAAACACGTGTTCCTCTGAGGATCTGTGATCACACTTCCCTAGTTACCATCTTGGTTACTTATCCTATGGGAGGCTCCATGGACTTAGGAGGATaacacactgtgaaaaacagGTTTGGTAATGTACTGGATGTACCGCGGAACGTTTTATCAGCTTCTCCTTTCTTCCTCGTCAgctctgcagaaacaacatTGGACTCCTGACTGTTTTTCACATATCCGATTCTCCTCTCAAACATTTGCATGGTGGTATTTTGCCTTCAttcaatttgtttattttcattactgatttgACTTATTTAAATAAGCCAAATGATCTCATATCTCATATGGTAGAgtgaaaataacattaatataataattatcATTTCTTTAATAACACTTTGTCCCAATAATTTTACAGTCCCTTGTAAGGTCAAACAATAATTTAATGcctaattatttatttattggttatATATTGCTTTAAGACTTACTATactcttattaaaaaaaaggacataatTTGAAAACACTAATCATGAAAACATAACGTATACAAACATATACACCTGTATATTTTCAACATTATTACTTCAACATCATACCCGAAACtcatcacaaataaaacaaataactttttgatttttgtacaAAGTAGTCATTACTTACAGAATCTGTGTCTGCTCGCTGACGGTCCACAAACGATGCAATTTTAAATAACAGGATGCAGACAAAATGAGCCTGCGTTTGTTCTGCCTTTGGCTTCTCACTGTGACTTGAACTGGCTGGGAGGTTACCTGTCCTCAGGTGAGTCAGAGCAGGTGTGTCCTATTAAACCGAcgctatgtttgtgtgtgtgtatgtgtgtgtgtgtgtgtgtgagagagagagatacacaTAGGGCAGGGCTGGGGGGGTGAATCTCAAAAATTGTCCTTTTTATTTGATGCATTCTGTCAATAAATACAATTAGACAAAGATGAGATAATCCAATAAAAGTTTTCATTAGTATTCTAATGTCTTCATAAACCAGCGGCAGACAGCAGCGATTTGATTTGCCGATACGCAACGCTGacttcacaacaaaacagaaatgagtcTTGATTGGATGAGCCGATACTCATTAACGTTtgaaataaacagatttatTACTCAGATCATGCATCAGCTCAAATGGCAGCTGGAAAAGAAGGGTGGACTAATAAACCACGTACCACAACCCAATACAGAGCTTAACTGTACAAATGAAATTAcgtataaaacaaacaaaccaacagacaa
This sequence is a window from Scatophagus argus isolate fScaArg1 chromosome 9, fScaArg1.pri, whole genome shotgun sequence. Protein-coding genes within it:
- the otoa gene encoding otoancorin, with the protein product MVPKRETLFLLLTVACAALAMDLNEMPENRPVFKNMAKRLMRKCQEKGYPVPEMPHLKMVFNYSDLPMVGRNSDQPNTVLSTFMNILSSVSHIKDPLNRIPSDNEMANMNCSYLPSMIKQMRNSSEASVCYMRAFVGSMFWSTLTTQSDNNMDSDDYDTLLWAAKPVLRDMPLTRMGLPMKLAHERVKNMMKMLQEMYKPLSEDKRDQVVRWAKQQIAQNYFNCTMMPSSDSGLKMEMRSCKSSLKWLNSETMKMMGPYLCHLTPNDVDCSPQEKLCEFFRSAQFKSALRMATKMNPSLASKFLQRFRECFSGDEEFAQHVDKLGILACYYYPAPDLTSELGTKLLSELDDCDNPRIKMLKMHLVKSAMSDSNTTQTLRELGSSVSLLSPRQLSMISWNDLKEIYKNATVQWTQSQMRTLVKKHLGNTTCKEVSCEELMDLQSVAGGLPNCVLKHVKVRELLNDTEALMNISKLMKKGQLKAMLHGLREDVHPSELVEKLQGALLRRLSLSVLAKASITSLDQVENKIWRLSQAAYLAKKMQNLNQLQYRRLHSILQGITCKMIDKVAASDVQDMTQAIWETPQWLSKVQAGCAARKLFATLETERTDYFKTITEEEMDQIPTALLLHLPPSKVMDLPDSVCPVFLDKMEVANLSSLPLRAPSRPFLTQRALLCLGTNLSRLSTEDVSRLGPLLCELQPSQLRLVASSVLNSTLQAMASCQHIPQHHRANLIQLVNDTFGDPSDWSAETMEKLGPLLLLDDNATSALPNKPWMKDVLFFLWSRLSQASDTLKKKVFILTTTTSTAARSNTGTDSSTANAQVPTVELIEELGMNNVYWRAEQLDQMSVETFTATVETLGKISDYSADQLAVLRKKATEAFGPVSNMTESEVMQMGCITQGLSNTDLEQLPLSLDTLEEIARCGWSESQMEPVWKAVAKYNNVTAQQLGVVEMVALNRFICGLNSREIGQLNMDAFKEAVDSMDGVQCSISVTQQLKRLAVSAFGHPSTWTEAEVSDLGNIIAGLGAAELASLDPSVFSFISKSCVPRIPPSNLAALSAAHLEALGPDNAAMVTSEQQAALRDVQLAALERAATGSRAQQTQSPGESGAPSLSVEGISAFVKPLLFLFTGFLLL